In the genome of Synergistaceae bacterium, one region contains:
- a CDS encoding 30S ribosomal protein S20 — MPNKKSAERRVHIAERNRLYNKHWTSQCKTAVKRLLEAVQAGNKDEAVKTFNTAQSVIDKAVVKGVMHKNTAARRKELMARHLKTLSA; from the coding sequence ATGCCTAACAAGAAATCCGCAGAAAGACGAGTCCATATAGCCGAACGCAACAGGTTATATAACAAGCACTGGACTTCACAATGCAAGACAGCCGTTAAAAGACTCTTAGAAGCTGTACAGGCCGGAAACAAAGACGAAGCAGTCAAGACCTTCAACACAGCACAGAGCGTAATCGACAAAGCAGTCGTAAAAGGCGTAATGCACAAGAATACAGCAGCAAGACGCAAAGAATTAATGGCACGGCATTTAAAGACTCTAAGTGCTTAA